In Asanoa sp. WMMD1127, one genomic interval encodes:
- a CDS encoding branched-chain amino acid ABC transporter permease, producing the protein MTVATKAPRGRPLLFTSYGSEMGLFPTTTRKVAFGVLLAVTAVLPFMLADAELQLLATCAIAAIGAIGLGLVTGYAGQVSLGHAFFLGIGAYTASVISGDPDGRTLGLGVTDMLVWLPAAGLVAGLFGVVVAPLATRLRGLYLAIVTLGLVFIGQHIFNEWSTVTGGVGVGRPAPTLEVFGYSLSTTTASATRDQKLFWVMTGLLVVFALAARNLARSRVGRAFTAIRDRDIAAGVIGVNLARYKTIAFAVSSFYAGCAGALLFTVTGFIDPSSFSLLLSVQYIAMVLIGGAGTISGAIAGAFFITLLPRIIRELQAFLPFISTDANEVPNVLQVESILYGVLIIVFLIFEPRGLFGLWVRARNYWKSWPFSY; encoded by the coding sequence ATGACGGTTGCCACCAAGGCCCCGCGCGGAAGGCCGCTGCTGTTCACGTCGTACGGCAGCGAGATGGGGCTCTTTCCGACGACCACCCGCAAGGTCGCGTTCGGCGTGCTCCTCGCGGTCACCGCGGTCCTGCCCTTCATGCTGGCCGACGCCGAGCTGCAGTTGCTGGCCACCTGCGCCATCGCCGCGATCGGCGCGATCGGGCTGGGCCTCGTCACCGGGTACGCGGGTCAGGTGTCGCTCGGGCACGCGTTCTTCCTGGGCATCGGCGCCTACACGGCTTCGGTGATCAGCGGCGACCCCGACGGGCGGACGCTCGGCCTGGGCGTCACCGACATGCTCGTCTGGCTGCCGGCCGCCGGGCTGGTCGCGGGTCTCTTCGGCGTCGTCGTGGCGCCGCTGGCCACCCGGTTGCGCGGTCTCTACCTCGCGATCGTCACGCTCGGCCTGGTCTTCATCGGCCAGCACATCTTCAACGAATGGTCCACAGTGACCGGTGGCGTCGGGGTGGGGCGACCCGCGCCGACGCTGGAGGTCTTCGGTTACTCGCTGTCCACCACGACGGCCTCCGCGACCCGCGACCAGAAGCTGTTCTGGGTGATGACGGGCCTGCTGGTGGTGTTCGCGCTCGCGGCCCGCAACCTGGCCCGGTCGCGGGTGGGCCGGGCGTTCACGGCGATCCGCGACCGCGACATCGCGGCCGGGGTGATCGGCGTCAACCTGGCCCGTTACAAGACGATCGCGTTCGCGGTCTCGTCCTTCTACGCCGGCTGTGCGGGCGCGCTGCTGTTCACGGTGACCGGGTTCATCGACCCGAGCTCGTTCAGCCTGCTGCTGTCGGTGCAATACATCGCGATGGTGTTGATCGGCGGCGCCGGCACCATCTCGGGTGCGATCGCGGGGGCGTTCTTCATCACCCTGCTGCCCCGGATCATCCGTGAGCTGCAGGCGTTCCTCCCGTTCATCAGCACGGACGCCAACGAGGTACCCAACGTGCTGCAGGTCGAGTCGATCCTCTACGGCGTCCTGATCATCGTGTTCCTGATTTTCGAACCGCGCGGGCTCTTCGGCCTGTGGGTCCGCGCGCGCAACTACTGGAAGTCCTGGCCCTTCTCCTACTAA
- a CDS encoding branched-chain amino acid ABC transporter permease gives MTAFLEGVLRGLGTGSVYALLALGFVIIYKATRVISFAQPALMLAGVVLVSHLAGPLGFWVALPLAALLTATLALGIERGAVRPMVGRPAFVVAIITLGVDVAIRVVVNIFIGLDVRTVHDPWGLASWHLGSLQVQQRHIAAFLATAVLVTALFAFFRFSRMGLAMRAAADDQEAALAQGVSVGAVFALSWALAGALAAVGGTFAAAGGSFDGTLWLTALVALPVIILGGLDSLPGAVLGGLGVGVAQELVATYQNNMPWLGGNVSVITPYVLMLLVLLVRPYGLFGTREVERV, from the coding sequence ATGACCGCGTTTCTCGAAGGAGTCCTGCGAGGGCTGGGGACCGGGAGCGTCTACGCGCTGCTCGCGCTCGGCTTCGTCATCATCTACAAGGCGACCCGGGTGATCAGCTTCGCCCAGCCGGCCCTGATGCTCGCCGGCGTCGTGCTGGTCAGCCACCTGGCCGGCCCGCTCGGCTTCTGGGTCGCGCTGCCGCTGGCCGCGCTGCTGACGGCGACGCTGGCGCTCGGCATCGAACGCGGAGCGGTGCGCCCGATGGTGGGCCGTCCGGCGTTCGTCGTCGCCATCATCACGCTCGGCGTCGACGTCGCCATCCGGGTCGTCGTCAACATCTTCATCGGCCTCGACGTGCGCACGGTGCACGACCCGTGGGGCCTGGCCAGCTGGCACCTCGGCTCGTTGCAGGTGCAGCAGCGGCACATCGCGGCCTTCCTGGCCACGGCCGTGCTGGTCACCGCGCTGTTCGCGTTCTTCCGGTTCAGCCGGATGGGCCTGGCGATGCGGGCGGCCGCCGACGACCAGGAGGCGGCGCTGGCCCAGGGCGTCTCGGTCGGCGCGGTGTTCGCGCTGAGCTGGGCGCTGGCCGGCGCGCTGGCCGCGGTCGGCGGCACGTTCGCGGCCGCGGGTGGCAGCTTCGACGGCACGCTCTGGCTGACGGCGCTGGTCGCCCTGCCGGTGATCATCCTCGGCGGGCTCGACTCGCTGCCCGGCGCCGTGCTCGGCGGGCTGGGCGTCGGCGTCGCGCAGGAGCTCGTCGCCACCTACCAGAACAACATGCCCTGGCTCGGCGGCAACGTCTCGGTGATCACGCCGTACGTGCTGATGCTGCTGGTCCTGCTCGTCCGCCCCTACGGGCTGTTCGGCACCCGGGAGGTCGAACGGGTATGA
- a CDS encoding AMP-binding protein has translation MTIAPARTDTVTTIASRIRDRAAETPQGVAMREKHHGIWRQYTWSDYWDQALTVAHGLLALGIEPGDRVAVHADNRPEWLFTDIATVAVRAMTVGLYPTNPAPEVGYLLAHSGAKVLVAEDQEQVDKALEVIGGCPDLQRVIYLEPRGIRHRYDHPALLGWDDLLALGREHRAAHPDAVADLMATATPDDIATLIYTSGTTGPPKGAMLSVANVDFAVRTISAGRGFAGAPPGPRDLLVSYLPLCHVAERIFTIWFNAGAGIQVNFAESIATVQANLREVQPTILFGVPRIWEKMLATVQIKLANASPIKRANARLWLKVADRIGGTLVRTGGVHTTGTRLAYAIGWLFFYRALRERVGIGRVRFAASGAAPIAPDVLRFFMGIGVPMYEVYGMTESSAIATGNRPRRVRLGTVGEPEDDTELRLDPATGEIQLRHPGVFVGYYNDPAATARAKTDDGWLRTGDVGEWEGDGRTHLRITDRAKDIMITSGGKNIAPSEIENALKASPYVKEAILIGDRKPFLGALIGIEWDTVGEWAQRKGIGYTTYRDLSDKAEVRALVQSVVDDVNRRHAPVEQVREFRMLPKELDHEDGELTATQKVRRSAVAELFSDLVDDIYTARVKA, from the coding sequence ATGACGATCGCACCGGCCCGCACCGACACGGTGACCACGATCGCGTCGCGCATCCGCGACCGGGCGGCCGAGACGCCGCAGGGCGTCGCGATGCGCGAGAAGCACCACGGCATCTGGCGGCAATACACCTGGTCCGACTACTGGGACCAGGCGCTGACCGTGGCGCACGGCCTGCTGGCCCTCGGCATCGAGCCCGGCGACCGGGTCGCGGTGCACGCCGACAACCGCCCCGAGTGGCTGTTCACCGACATCGCCACCGTGGCGGTGCGGGCGATGACGGTCGGCCTCTACCCGACCAACCCCGCGCCCGAGGTCGGCTACCTGCTCGCCCACTCGGGCGCCAAGGTGCTGGTCGCCGAAGACCAGGAGCAGGTCGACAAGGCGCTCGAGGTGATCGGCGGCTGCCCCGACCTGCAACGGGTGATCTACCTGGAGCCGCGGGGCATCCGGCACCGCTACGACCACCCGGCGCTGCTCGGCTGGGACGACCTGCTGGCCCTCGGCCGCGAGCACCGCGCCGCGCACCCGGACGCGGTCGCCGACCTGATGGCCACCGCGACCCCCGACGACATCGCGACGCTGATCTACACCTCGGGCACCACGGGTCCGCCCAAGGGCGCGATGCTGTCGGTGGCCAATGTGGACTTCGCGGTACGCACGATCAGCGCCGGCCGCGGTTTCGCCGGCGCCCCACCCGGCCCCCGCGACCTGCTGGTTTCCTACCTGCCGCTGTGTCACGTGGCCGAGCGGATCTTCACGATCTGGTTCAACGCGGGCGCGGGCATCCAGGTCAACTTCGCCGAGTCGATCGCCACCGTGCAGGCCAACCTGCGCGAGGTGCAGCCGACGATCCTGTTCGGGGTGCCCCGCATCTGGGAGAAGATGCTCGCCACGGTCCAGATCAAGCTGGCCAACGCGTCGCCGATCAAGCGCGCCAACGCCCGCCTCTGGCTCAAGGTGGCCGACCGGATCGGCGGCACGCTCGTGCGCACCGGCGGCGTGCACACCACGGGCACCCGGCTGGCGTACGCCATAGGTTGGCTCTTCTTCTATCGCGCGCTGCGTGAGCGGGTCGGCATCGGCCGGGTCCGGTTCGCGGCCTCCGGCGCCGCCCCGATCGCACCCGACGTGCTGCGCTTCTTCATGGGCATCGGCGTGCCGATGTACGAGGTCTACGGCATGACCGAGAGCTCGGCGATCGCGACCGGCAACCGGCCCCGCCGCGTGCGGCTCGGCACCGTCGGCGAGCCCGAGGACGACACCGAGCTCCGGCTCGACCCGGCCACCGGCGAGATCCAGCTGCGGCACCCCGGCGTGTTCGTCGGCTACTACAACGACCCGGCGGCCACGGCGCGGGCCAAGACCGACGACGGCTGGCTGCGCACCGGCGACGTGGGGGAGTGGGAGGGTGACGGCCGCACGCACCTGCGGATCACCGACCGGGCCAAGGACATCATGATCACCTCGGGCGGCAAGAACATCGCGCCGAGCGAGATCGAGAACGCGCTCAAGGCATCGCCGTACGTCAAGGAGGCGATCCTGATCGGCGACCGCAAGCCGTTCCTCGGTGCCCTGATCGGCATCGAGTGGGACACCGTCGGCGAGTGGGCGCAGCGGAAGGGCATCGGCTACACCACCTATCGCGACCTGTCCGACAAGGCCGAGGTGCGCGCGCTGGTGCAGTCCGTCGTCGACGACGTCAACCGCCGGCACGCGCCGGTCGAGCAGGTGCGCGAGTTCCGCATGCTGCCCAAGGAGCTCGACCACGAGGACGGCGAGCTGACCGCGACCCAGAAGGTCCGCCGCTCCGCGGTCGCCGAGCTGTTCAGCGACCTGGTCGACGACATCTACACCGCGCGGGTCAAGGCATGA
- a CDS encoding ABC transporter ATP-binding protein, whose translation MSEDILVFDDVHLSFAGVKAIDGISFTVGARELFAIIGPNGAGKTSIFNVLSGVYRPQRGRVLFDGTDLVGRRPHQIAARGMARTFQNVELFANLTVLDNLMLGRHHHIGYGTLAALAWVGKARRAEVAARERVEDIIDFLELEQWRRLPVGLLPYGVQKRVELGRALAMEPKLLLLDEPVGGMNVEETEDMARYILDIRDELDIPILLVEHDMGLVMDLADRVMVVDFGRPVATGVPAEIQHDPDVIRAYLGEVERA comes from the coding sequence ATGAGCGAAGACATTCTCGTCTTTGACGACGTGCACCTCAGCTTCGCGGGCGTCAAGGCGATCGACGGCATCAGCTTCACCGTCGGCGCCCGTGAGCTGTTCGCGATCATCGGGCCCAACGGCGCCGGCAAGACCTCGATCTTCAACGTGCTCTCCGGGGTCTACCGCCCGCAGCGCGGCCGCGTGCTCTTCGACGGCACGGACCTCGTGGGCCGCCGGCCGCACCAGATCGCCGCCCGCGGCATGGCCCGCACCTTCCAGAACGTCGAGCTGTTCGCCAACCTCACCGTGCTCGACAACCTGATGCTCGGGCGCCACCACCACATCGGCTACGGGACGCTGGCCGCCCTGGCCTGGGTGGGCAAGGCGCGCCGGGCCGAGGTCGCGGCGCGCGAGCGGGTCGAGGACATCATCGACTTCCTCGAGCTCGAGCAGTGGCGCCGGCTGCCGGTCGGCCTGCTGCCCTACGGCGTGCAGAAGCGGGTCGAGCTGGGCCGGGCCCTGGCCATGGAGCCCAAGCTGCTCCTCCTCGACGAGCCGGTGGGCGGCATGAACGTCGAGGAGACCGAGGACATGGCCCGCTACATCCTCGACATCCGCGACGAGCTCGACATCCCGATCCTGCTGGTCGAGCACGACATGGGCCTGGTCATGGACCTGGCCGACCGGGTGATGGTCGTCGACTTCGGCCGGCCCGTCGCCACCGGCGTCCCCGCCGAGATCCAGCACGACCCCGACGTGATCCGCGCCTACCTGGGGGAGGTGGAGCGGGCATGA
- a CDS encoding ABC transporter ATP-binding protein: MLVLRGVSLDVPSGAVVALLGANGAGKTTLLRALTGLLDVHDGAVTKGSVTLDGQPIHGLRPAAIVRRGISQVMEARRIFGELSVEDNLRVGGHTNPGAVGARLDHVYGLFPVLKERRRKVAGYLSGGEQQMLAMGRALMAKPRYLLLDEPSLGLAPRLVDQVREIIVEINKSGTAVLLVEQNAAMALSIASHGYVLETGKVVLDKPADRLLADDDVREFYLGLGAADTGTARRSFREVKHYKRRKRWLS, from the coding sequence ATGCTTGTGTTACGCGGTGTCTCGCTCGACGTCCCGAGCGGCGCCGTCGTCGCCCTGCTCGGCGCCAACGGAGCGGGCAAGACGACACTGCTGCGCGCCCTGACCGGACTGCTCGACGTCCACGACGGCGCGGTGACCAAAGGCTCGGTGACCCTCGACGGCCAACCCATCCACGGCCTGCGCCCCGCCGCGATCGTGCGGCGCGGCATCAGCCAGGTGATGGAGGCCCGCCGGATCTTCGGCGAGCTGAGCGTGGAGGACAACCTCCGGGTCGGCGGCCACACCAACCCGGGCGCGGTGGGTGCGCGGCTCGACCACGTCTACGGCCTGTTCCCCGTGCTCAAGGAGCGTCGCCGCAAGGTGGCCGGCTACCTGTCCGGAGGTGAACAGCAGATGCTCGCGATGGGGCGGGCGCTGATGGCGAAACCTCGCTACCTGTTGCTCGACGAGCCGAGCCTCGGTCTCGCGCCGCGCCTGGTCGACCAGGTCCGCGAGATCATCGTCGAGATCAACAAGTCGGGCACGGCGGTGCTGCTCGTCGAGCAGAACGCGGCGATGGCGCTGTCGATCGCGAGCCACGGCTACGTGCTGGAGACCGGCAAGGTCGTCCTCGACAAGCCCGCCGACCGGCTGCTGGCCGACGACGACGTGCGCGAGTTCTACCTCGGCCTCGGCGCCGCCGACACCGGCACGGCGCGCCGCTCGTTCCGCGAGGTCAAGCACTACAAGCGGCGCAAGCGGTGGTTGTCATGA
- a CDS encoding C40 family peptidase, with product MSSARMSLRALVLVAMAVVVAVPAGAASAEPSASELTAKINKSSAELEKVVEAYNKLNEETKATKKQAGQVADRLGPLQQQLDAAQADVGDIAVAAYQTGRLGPASALLAGGDDMLDRMAALDSLARERQTQIDAFRSTREQLTSDQQRLATARAQQDAQAKELQARKKKIENDLDKLYDLRRQAYGSSTSSGSSYSGKIPSVSGKAGVAVRYAYNAIGTPYVWAAEGPNGYDCSGLTLAAWRAAGKTLPHNAAMQWDKVAHISRSQLAAGDLVFYSGLGHVALYVGGGQVIHAPTFGESVKLASVDMMSPYGYGRVR from the coding sequence TTGTCGTCAGCACGGATGTCGCTGCGTGCGCTCGTGCTGGTCGCCATGGCGGTAGTCGTCGCGGTGCCCGCGGGCGCCGCGTCGGCCGAACCGTCGGCCAGCGAGCTCACCGCGAAGATCAACAAGTCCTCCGCCGAGCTGGAGAAGGTCGTCGAGGCCTACAACAAGCTCAACGAGGAGACGAAGGCAACCAAGAAGCAGGCGGGCCAGGTGGCCGACCGGCTGGGCCCGCTGCAGCAGCAGCTCGACGCGGCCCAGGCGGACGTCGGTGACATCGCCGTCGCGGCCTACCAGACCGGCCGGCTCGGCCCGGCCAGCGCTCTGCTGGCGGGTGGCGACGACATGCTGGACCGGATGGCGGCGCTGGACTCGCTGGCGCGGGAGCGCCAGACCCAGATCGACGCGTTCCGGAGCACCCGCGAGCAGCTCACGAGCGACCAGCAACGGCTGGCCACGGCCCGGGCGCAGCAGGACGCGCAGGCCAAGGAGCTGCAGGCCCGCAAGAAGAAGATCGAGAACGACCTCGACAAGTTGTACGACCTGCGCAGGCAGGCCTACGGCTCCTCGACGTCGAGCGGCTCATCCTATTCGGGGAAGATCCCGTCGGTCTCCGGCAAGGCGGGTGTCGCGGTCCGGTACGCGTACAACGCGATCGGGACGCCCTATGTCTGGGCCGCCGAAGGACCCAACGGTTACGACTGTTCGGGCCTGACGCTGGCCGCCTGGCGCGCGGCGGGCAAGACGCTGCCGCACAACGCCGCGATGCAATGGGACAAGGTCGCCCACATCTCGCGGAGCCAGCTGGCCGCCGGTGACCTGGTCTTCTATTCGGGGCTGGGGCACGTCGCCCTGTATGTCGGCGGCGGCCAGGTGATCCACGCGCCCACGTTCGGCGAGTCGGTGAAGCTGGCCTCAGTGGACATGATGTCGCCCTACGGCTACGGCCGCGTGCGCTGA